The Lates calcarifer isolate ASB-BC8 unplaced genomic scaffold, TLL_Latcal_v3 _unitig_2387_quiver_997, whole genome shotgun sequence genome contains a region encoding:
- the LOC108892726 gene encoding CD276 antigen isoform X6: MELLPLVCLCLLTWSGTTFADGNDPGVIRVVVFEDDDAVLPCSFGSVNIEHQVFDWKKDGQEVFIYDNGRTYGNGMSGQDKQFEGRVEHFPNLLKSGNASIVIRPAKLADSGSYTCDSVQNGVSTTRSRIKLIVGVAANPSVTSLKTTKDWVLLQCVVQGASPKPEVVWQDSSGHNLTAKEQVSERGGCYDITLKTNVTKTDNYTCVATQEEINHRLYAWTDVYISGAPQLHMSVVYGLKAGVQLQCDVQGASPQPNVHWKDSDGNILPAEKSQVSEEGGHYRITLQATVTETKRYHCVVTQEKTNRQTEASVFVNGAGVQLHGSDDVSRKVMIGLIAAVLAELL, from the exons ATGGAGCTTCTTCCTCtcgtgtgtctctgtctcctgactTGGTCTGGAACAACGTTTGCTGATGGAAACG ACCCAGGCGTCATCAGAGTGGTCGTATTTGAAGATGATGATGCTGTTTTACCTTGTTCCTTTGGCTCTGTGAACATTGAACATCAGGTCTTTGACTGGAAGAAGGATGGTCAGGAGGTGTTCATATATGACAATGGCCGTACTTATGGTAACGGCATGTCAGGTCAAGATAAGCAGTTCGAAGGACGGGTCGAACATTTTCCAAATCTTCTGAAGTCTGGTAACGCCTCCATAGTTATCAGACCTGCAAAGCTGGCTGACAGTGGAAGCTACACCTGTGATTCTGTGCAAAACGGAGTGTCAACAACACGATCCCGCATTAAGCTTATTGTTG GTGTAGCTGCAAACCCATCTGTCACATCACTTAAAACCACGAAGGACTgggtgctgctgcagtgtgttgttcaAGGAGCTTCTCCAAAGCCTGAAGTCGTGTGGCAGGACAGTTCTGGACACAACCTCACAGCTAAAGAACAGGTCTCTGAAAGAGGAGGATGCTATGACATCACCCTCAAAACTAATGTGACGAAGACCGACAACTACACCTGTGTAGCTACACAGGAGGAAATCAACCATCGGCTTTATGCTTGGACTGATGTGTATATCAGTG GTGCTCCACAGCTGCACATGAGTGTAGTTTATGGATTAAAGGCTGGggtgcagctgcagtgtgacgTTCAAGGTGCCTCTCCCCAACCTAATGTACACTGGAAggacagtgatggaaacatcCTTCCTGCTGAAAAATCACAGGTCTCTGAAGAAGGAGGCCACTACCGCATCACCCTCCAAGCTACTGTGACCGAGACCAAGCGCTATCACTGTGTAGTCACACAGGAGAAAACGAACCGTCAGACTGAggcctctgtgtttgttaatg GGGCTGGAGTGCAGTTGCATGGTTCAG